The DNA sequence AGTATGCAAAGACTTCCAACAATCTGGAACAGCAGCGCTACTCTCATAATGACTTCGTGGTTGTGGATTTACATGAATTCCTCCCAAATTTATCATGTCTAAGCGTTATGACTGTCTTCAAACGTATTGAGAATGAGTATGAGCAGGTGGCAACGTCAGTAGTTGCAGCGTCATTTGTGACCTCGGGCGTCATGTGTGTAGGGCTTGTCTAGCATCGAGCTTTGGCCTACATCCTACCTAGGTAGAACTGCGCCGCACAACCTTCCATGTCAAATTACAGTACGCACAGTGCCCAGTTCCTCGTCTCAGTAGCCTGAAAATATGACAACGAGGCCCGAGCGATGGATGCTGCACGGCCACGTTCGTGGGCATGTCTTGTATCGACTGCTCTGGAACGCCTTGGGCACTCAAGATGATATCGAAATCGCAGCGGCATCTTGCGATCAGACGATCAAAATCCTCTTTGTGATCAACTGCTAGCTAATGATTTTATCGCTATGTCGACGCTCACTCGTGTTGACCAGTTGTGCGCGGGCGAGTGCATGGACAAAGTGGATGTTCTTGTGGAGGGCCATCAGTACACACCGCCACCTGCTCTAACTTAAGATTATGAGGACGGTGAATCCTACCTAGGTAGTAAACTAGAACAATTCGTCACTGGAACGCATGCATAACTCAATCTTTACACAGAGAAGGTCAGAAGGGCCGAGGGAGAGTAGTATGGAAAGTGGTCATGAACAAGGGCGGCACTAGGCCAGGGCCATTAACGATGAGCCTTACCTATCCCCCAAACATTGCATGGTTTTTGGGGGAGTCTTTACAGCGTAGATCGCTCAAACCGTGTACTTTACCACTGACTTTTTGCCGAGGTAGAGGACTTCCGTTCGACAGATCAGTTTTGAACGCGACTACCGGTACGACTGGCCCATTCGCGCGAGCATAATCCATAGCCAAGTATTAAGCGTTGGTTCAGAAAGGCGCATGACGAGCCAAGGTGTTCCTCTGCCAATATACTCTTTCTGATATTTGATTATCCTAGTACTCCACTGGAACTACGGGGTCAGATCCAGACCGACAGTAATATGATGTATTCGACACCAAGCGTTATCTATGTACATTAGAGGTATGTATCTACATTGAGAGACGTTCCCTTGTGCACGCTATAGGGCTATCGGCATTGTTCTAATTATAGAACAATTACTTAGTGCCACTTTCTTACGCTGACGTTGTGATGACTATGCCGGGCCGACATTATGGCGACTCTGTTGGGCCGATATAAGTCTTCGGCCTATCTCGTTGGTACATCTATTCCATCGAGGCTGTGCTACTATCTAGCTTCCCTATATCTACCAATACGCTGCATTTCAACGACTTGTCGAACTCCTCATGTTGTCGAAATGGAGCCCATAGTACCAATCAATCTTCATAGCACTGTATAGCAAAGGCATAAGATTAGAGTTTCTACGGACTGACAATTGACCCTTGTATCTCAACAAAGAAGGCCAAGGCGATCAGCATTAAGTACGTAGCGGTCAATCTTGGAAACTACAAAGGTGGCTGCATACGAATATGAAGTTACACTATAGGGATCTGATGTTCGCTATACTTTCTCTCCTGGTCGTATTCCAGGTTGTGGAGGCATGCGGTGTGTTACGAGTAATATTGCCTAGTGATGCTTAGGAAAACAGAGGGGCTAAAAGTGGGCTCATGGTTAGACTGACAGGCCATCATACCCCTCTTAGAAAACATATTTAGTGTCGGACGTTGTACAACCTTGACCTAACATCAGTTCCGAGCAGCATTACACCTTCACAATCAACTCCTACAACTTATCTATCCGCGATTATCAACCCAAACAAAATGCGGCTCAGCGTTATCACCGTGACGATCTCCATGCTGTCCTTGACAACCGCTCAGCCTTATTGGGTACACCAACCATCATTTTCGCCTTTGATGAACGACACTGACAGCCACAGACTTGTGTAACCAAAGATGACAGGGAAGCGAAGAGAATCCAAGATTTCGAAAAAAAATTATCCTAATGGAATCTGCTATATCCCTGGCGGTTCGGCGACTGCGCGGTCATGCAATGATGTAAGAAGCAGCGGTACCACATGTATATTGGAAAATTCTAATAATCTACGTCCAGGGCTTCGCTTGCATAGTCAACAGGAATGGTATAGTAACAGTTATACTTAGCCAGGGACCGATTTACTAACTATGTTATAGGATGCATCCCAATTGACGCCTTCACAGCGAACTGCTCTTAACGAATACCGAGCTCCCTATCTCCAATCAAGACTACTATGGTTACCATCAGCATGATACTTGGCTCGATATCGTGTAGCACTTTCTACTACTACCTGGTTGAAACTCGGTGAAGTGGGAGAGAATATCAGTTCGGAGTATCCTATAGTTGTATGCAGAAGGAGTGCTATAGAGCTTATAATTGTCATCAAGTTTGCGCAAAATGTTCATGTTCAGTGTGCTGCACAACGTGAGGTAAGGAAAATACGCAAGGGTAAGAACAGTAGTGGATTATCATTTGGTAGAGTGACGGGGCACGAAACCTGCGTGGTCTTTCTACTGTTGTAGACCATTGCTGACACTGAATGCATGGTGTATTACAAATTACAACTGTGTATATGGTACCAAGACGTTCGATCTACGAACAAAGCCGTGTCGTGGGTGAGAAGAAAGGCTTGAGTGGGGTATATGGCGAATTGGCAGAGGTGGACCTCCCCCTAACGCCATTCGCAAAATCAAAAGCACGCCGTATCTTACATATCGTACATCTCTCACAACAGAATCAAGCAAGTGCTCGAACAAAGGTCCGAAACGCCGCGCTGAATAATGGCCCGGAATCCCGTAGTCTTACATATATTACGACGTGCTCTCGTGGGCACATGTAGGTTTCATCACAGCAGGCGAGTAAGGTAACTCAGAAGAAGCCTCCCTTGCTCTTCCCTAGTTTGGGGCTCATGGGCCCAAACAGCTTTGTGTCTgtgttcatcttcttcgcAAAAATCAAGTAGGCCTCGAGGGCTTCTTCCTGCGTCTCAAATGTCTTATCGCGGTTCATCCACATCTTCAGGTATTTGTCCGCACTCACGTCTTTCAGTGCCGCATACCATTCACCTGAAGATCGTTGTCGCAGCGATATCGCTAAGTTCTTGCCCTTGAGGCCTGTGACCTTTGAGACTTCACGGAGACAAGCGGTGCGCAGTTGGCCATACTCGTCGTCTTCGAGCGAGGAGCTGGAGGAGCTACGCTCCAGCTTAGGGCGTGACGAGGTGCGAGTTTCGGGCTTGGGGCGTGACTGCTTCTTGGGCTCGGGGGCAGATTTGAGGGCAGGTTTCGGCTCGGGCTTCTTCTTGAGTGGCACGGCCTTGGGTTCTGGCACCTTCTTTGGTGGTGCTGCTGCTTTCGTAGGTGGCATCAACTTTGTCTGCGAGCTTGTCTTTTTCGATAAGGATGACTTTTCAGCCTTCTCTGTTCTGGACGGCTTATCGGTCTTGGAAGCCTTTTCAGCCTTCGGAGGTGCGGACGATGCGGTTTTGGGTGGCGCAACGGATTTGGATGTGGGGTTGGACGGCGATGGTGGTGGACTTGTCTTCTCTGGCTGCGCTCTCCTCGCCCTAAACTGCTCGAGAGGACTTGGCCATGCGCCTATAGGCTTTGGCGTTTCTTCAACTGGAGGTGGCGCATTTCTTGTCCTCGATAGCTTTGCAGGTGTCTTTGGCTCTGGACTTGGCTTCGGTGCTGCTGCAGCCTTTGGCGGGGCGCCTCTCCTTCCCGTCGCAACTGGTGGAGGTGTAGGCGCATCTGCTGGAAAAGCCGCCTCCCCAAACAGCTGTCGCGCTCGGTCCTTTACGCTGGGAAACATGGTGTGttgagagagagagagtcTGGGGTGATATGGCAGAAATCGACTGTACTGTTTGCTGGTGTATCAGATAATGACGGCGTAATTATGATTAAGAGGTACTGTTGTTACAAGAAAGCAAGCGCGCATCAGGGTCGGACTTGCGATGTGGAGGAGAGCGATGCCAGTTGTTTCGGTGCCTAGCCCGTGTTCCCTCAACGCGTCCCTTTGCGCATCGACCAGCATGCGAACAGGTGACCACATCCAAAATCTGCGGAAATGAGCTAGCTGCCGCTTCCAGAACGCCTTGGAACCATCTCGGAATGTACTTGCAGTAGGTAGTCCAACGGGCGCAGTTGTTTTTCCTTGACCGCCTATCCATGGAGACCGTGTATGCGATGCAGACGCAATATACAGCAGAATAAACCCTCTGTGCGAGCCATGCGAAGAGCTGAACTCA is a window from the Pyrenophora tritici-repentis strain M4 chromosome 7, whole genome shotgun sequence genome containing:
- a CDS encoding CDC27 multi-domain protein, encoding MFPSVKDRARQLFGEAAFPADAPTPPPVATGRRGAPPKAAAAPKPSPEPKTPAKLSRTRNAPPPVEETPKPIGAWPSPLEQFRARRAQPEKTSPPPSPSNPTSKSVAPPKTASSAPPKAEKASKTDKPSRTEKAEKSSLSKKTSSQTKLMPPTKAAAPPKKVPEPKAVPLKKKPEPKPALKSAPEPKKQSRPKPETRTSSRPKLERSSSSSSLEDDEYGQLRTACLREVSKVTGLKGKNLAISLRQRSSGEWYAALKDVSADKYLKMWMNRDKTFETQEEALEAYLIFAKKMNTDTKLFGPMSPKLGKSKGGFF